DNA from Balneolaceae bacterium:
GGAGCCCATGAGCTGGACGCCGCTTTTATGGTGGGCAACACCCGCGAGGCCGGCACCATCACCGGGGTTCGTACCGTCAAGAATCCCATCTCCCTGGCACGGATGGTTATGGAAAACTCCCGCCACGTGATGTTTGCCGGAGACGGGGCCGAGGATTACGCCGATGAAATGGGCGTGGAACGCGTCAACCAGGACTACTTCTTTACCGAACGCCGCCACCAGGCCTGGAAAGAGGCCATCAGCGAAGACGACCAGTCCGCCCTGCCGGGATCACTGCCGGAGGGTGCCTCGGCGGAAGCCTACGAAGACTACCTCTGGGAGGAGTACAAATTCGGCACCGTGGGATGCGTGGCCCTGGACCGCAACGGCACGCTGGTCGCCGGGACCTCCACCGGGGGCATGACCAATAAGATGTACGGGCGCGTCGGCGACGTGCCTATCGTAGGCTCAGGCACCTACGCCAGCGACGTGGTCGCTGTTTCGATGACCGGCTGGGGCGAGAAGATCATGCGGGCTGTCTCCGGACATACCGTCAGCTCCTACATGAAATACAAGCCCGCCACCCTAGACAGCGCCGCCAGCCATCTGCTGCGAGACGTACTCGACCCCGGAGACGCGGGGATGATTGCCGTAGACCGTTACGGAAACATGGTCATGGACATGAACACTACCGGCATGTACCGGGGCATGTCCGATTCGGAAGGCAACAGGGAAGTCGCCATTTGGAACTAGTTATAGGTCTTCGAGAAATTTATCCCGGAGATCCTGAACGTAGATGCCGATTCCGTTGCGCAGCTCGAACAGCCGCTCGTGGAAATGAAGGTAGGTGCCGCGCTCCATGAATGGCAGAGGGCGCAGGGAATCCTGTAGCAGAGTCAGCGCCTCATTGGCGCAAAACAGTGCCTTCTTCGTATAGGCGATGTTGCCGCCCAGGTAATCAATTTCAAAGCCGAAGGAGTAGCCTCCCGCCAGTTTGGCCCCGATCTTCAGCACCTTCCCTATGAACTCGTTGTACCCGGGGGTGTGGACGGCAGGGTGTATACCCTCAGCCCACTGCAGCACGAAGGCTGCCAGTTCACGGGCCTCGTTGTAGATCTCCACGTTGTCGAGAGAGCCGTAGTTGGTCATGGCGTGCTCCCCGCTGAATTCCTTCCATTCCTCCCCGGCATCCAGGTCTTCCGATTCTTCCAGAAAAGGGTCCTCCTCGAATTCGTCATAGAAAAACCCGTCGAGGTCCTCATCAAACTCATCATCCTCCCAGTCCTCCTCGTCCTCATCCGGGAAGTAGGCCTCTTCAATCTGCAGCTCCTCCTCGATGTAGGCGTCCACCGCCTCCAGTTCGTCGGCGCTCTCCTGCAGCAAGATCAGCCAGCGGGGCAGATTCCCGGTATGTTCGGGAGCGATAATATTGCGAAGGTGGGCGCTTTTTTTCTCAATATTATCCAGATGAGCCTCCCACATGTGCTCATCCCAGATACGGTCATCAAATCCATCGTAGGGCATGGAATTATGCTATAGGTGAGGGATTACTCTATTAAAACAAAAACTTTTGATTTAACGCAACACGCCTCTCTGAAATTACCACTTTTGGCGATCATTTCTTCAATAATTTTCGGCCGTAAGGCATCCTGCCTGGGCGGGTCATCCGGGTATGGTTGCGCTTCCCCACCACGCATTTAGTTTCGCACCCTTCCCGGCGCTGCGCATCGCGTTGCTGTTCGCCGCGGGCGTGACATGCGCCCGTGAGGCCGGCGGTGAGCCGGTGACCTGGATGCTGCTCTTCGGCACCGCACTGGCCGCCTATCTAACCTTGGAACAGCAACACCGCCGCCATCCGGGGAGGGGCTCCCTATTAAGGTCCCTGATCGTCTACAGCCTGCTGCTCTTTCTTGCGGGAGGCGCCCGACATGCCCTGCACGAAGCAACGCTGGACCGCTCTTCGCCAGCCCGGATGCTGGCGTCACACTCCTGGGAGACCGCCGAGGTGAGCGGAATCCTCCTGCAGGTCAGCACCTCCTCCACCGGGCGCCGACACCTGGAGCTGCGCATCGACCGCACCCTTCTCTCCGGCGGTATATCCTGGCAGCAGACCTACGGGCTCCGGGCGGTCATGGACTCCGCACGTTACGCCCGCCTGGCGCCCCTCAGGCCGGGTAGCCGACTTCGCCTGCGGGTGACCGTTTGGCCGTCACTGGAGGGACCGCGCAACCCGCACCAGTTTGACTACCGAGGCTGGCTTCGCAGCCGGGGCATCACGGTACAGGCGGGGGCCGACAGCCTGCTTTCCCTGGAATCACCTTCAGGATGGAGCTGGCCCCGCCTGCGTGGAGAAGCCCTTGAACAGGTCGACCGTATTTTTTCGCGTCCAACGGCCCCGCTGGCCAAAGCCCTGCTTCTGGGCTACAAGCAGGAACTGGATCCCTCCGACCGGCGTGACTTTTCACGGGTGGGACTCTCCCACATCATGGCTGTCTCCGGCCTGCACGTAGGTTTCCTGCTGGCGCCCTTCTGGTGGATGCTCCCGTGGCTGCGGACCTTCCGGCACGGACCCGCCGCCGGCATGGTGCTGACGGTCCTGCTGCTGGGATGTTACGCCGGTCTCACCGGCTTCACCGCCTCTGTGACCCGCGCAACCCTTACCGGCGGGCTGCTGGTCTACGCCCGCCTTTATCACCGCATTCACAACCCGGTAAATCTTACCGCGGCTTCTGCGCTGATCATCCTGGCGGCTGATCCCTCCCAACTCGCAACACCCGGGTTCCAACTCTCCTACGGGGCGGTCTTTGCCATCCTGCTCTGCCTGCCGGTGCTGCGCGGACTCCTTCCCGCCCGACACCGATACCGTGCGGCCGGACGCATCTTCGCAACCTCCGCCATCTCCGTACTGGTTCCCCTCGCCCTTTACCCCCTGCTGGCCTCCTACTTCGGGGAGATCTCCCTGGCGGCACCCCTTTCCAATCTGCTGGCCATGCCCCTGCTGATCGCCGTGGTCCCCACCTCCCTACTCTGGTTGGCGCTCTCCACGGCCGCACCGAAAGCCGGGACCCTGCTGAACATGCCCAACGACTACGCCCTGGCAAGCATAGCCCAAGGAGCCGAGTGGCTGGCAGCCGTGGAGGGAAGCTGGATGCGAACGCCAGAGCCGGGCGTACTGCTGACCGCCGCCTGGATATTTGTACTGCTCCTGCTGAGCTCCCTGAGGCATCCCCGCCTACGCTGGAAGCTGACGGCAGTATGCCTGGCTGCAGCCTGCCTGGGACAAGCCCGCGGACTGCAGCGCAGCGCCTCCGTGCCGCCCCTGACCGTGATCTTCTTTGACGTGGGGCAGGGAGATGCGGCGCTGGTTCGCACGCCGGCCGGCCGAAACCTGCTGTTCGACGCGGGTCCAGGCGAGGAGGGCTACAGCTCCGCCCGCTATGTGCTGCTGCCCTACCTGAGGGCAACAGGTGTGGACACCCTACACGCGGTACTTCTGAGTCACCCGCACGCCGACCACCTCGGGGGCATGCCCGACCTGCTGGAGTCCCTGCCCGTGGGGGTGGTCTATCACCCGGGCCAACGTCACGACTCCGGCCTCTACCGTCGCTACCGGGAAACTGCCCGCCGCTTGGACGTGCCCCTGCAAGCCCTTGCCGCAGGTGACCGGCTGCGGCCGGACCCGGCCCTGCGCCTGCAGGTGCTCGGCCCCCGGCAGACCGTGACGGACTCCCTTTCACGGGAGGCGCCAATGGAGGTGAATGCCTCCAATGAGGGCTCACTGGTAATACGGCTGGTCTACGGGGAGACCTCCATCCTGTTCATGGGCGACGCCGAAACGCCCTCGGAACTGGAGCTGATACGCCGCTACGGCGGCATGTTGCAGTCCGACCTGCTGAAGGCAGGCCACCACGGAGCGGCCGACGCCACCTCCTCCCCTTTTCTCCGCGCCGTCCGTCCGGAGAAGGCCGTTGTTTCCGCCGGGGTGCGCAATCCCTTCGGCCACCCGCATCCAGCTACCCTGGAGCGGCTGCGGAGCGCGGACGTACAGACCTGGATCACCGCCCGCGACCAAGCCCTGATCTTCCGTTCCAACGGGCAGACCATCCGCAGGGTAGCGTGGCGCTGAAGCATTCTGGAGGGGTGCCCGCCCTTGGAGGGAAGGTCCCGATCGCTTAACTTATGTAGCGCAAAATCAACGGGCACACCATGGACAAACGACCGCAGACGTGGCTCAACGAGCGTGGCCAGCTCATTCTGATGGCCGCCGGGGTGGCGGGATTGCTCTTCCTGATGTACCTGCTGGAGCACCTGATCAACCCCCTGGGCTACGGACTGCTCATCGGCATCGTACTCTATCCCATTCGCCAACAGCCCGTGGCACGCGCGCTGCTATACGCCACCTTCATTGCGGCGGGCGTCTGGCTGATCTACGACTCGGGACACCTTCTCATCCCTTTCGTACTTGCCTACATTATTGCCTTCATCATTAATCCCTGGGTGGAGGCGCTGGAGCGGCGCAGAATTCCCCGCGGGGTCATTGCAGGCCTGTTCACCTTCGTGAGCCTGGGCCTGCTGGGGCTTGCGGCCTTCCTGACAGTGCCCGCCGTGGTGGAGCAGCTGGGACGCATCGGCACGGTCTTCAACGAGGCTGCCAGCAACACCGGACCATGGATTGAGAGCACGGGCGTGCTTCCCTTCCTGGAGTCCATGGGTTTCGAACCGGAAGTGATCAAGGGACAGCTTTCCACACAGATCAATTCGCTGGTGGACTCCTTTTATACGGGCATCACCAGCCTGTCCGCCAGTTACGTGAACAGCATCGGGAGCGTGGTGCTGATTCTGTTCTTCCTGATCCTCATGCCCTTTCTCTGCTATTTCATGATCCGCGATTACGAGAAGATCGGCATCTTCGTGCGATCCCTGATCACGCCCAAGGAAGTCTCCTCCGACTACACCACTCAGATCAGCCGCATCGTGGGCTCCTACTTGCGCGGCCAGTTCATCGTAGTGCTAATCAGCGCGGTAAACCTGAGCGTGGGATTCTGGCTCTTTGGCGTTCCCTACGCCCTGGTGCTGGGCATCTTCGCTGGATTGACCAACTTCATCCCCACTTTCGGGCTCTGGTTCAGCATCTCCGTCTGCACCCTGGTAGGCGCCACCATGGGCGACCCCTGGTTCCAGTTTCTTCCGGGCATCTACATCGTTTTCGCGGTGGAACAAGTGCTGGAGTCGGGCTTTCTCGTGCCCCGAGTAGTGGGCAGTCACGTGGGACTGCACCCCCTGCTGGTGATGGTCTCCCTGCTGCTCTTCGGCTTCATGTTCGGCGTCCTGGGACTGCTCATCGCCGTGCCCACCGTGGCCCTCATCTCGGTCTTCTACGAGCAGTACAAGGAGACGCGCAAGATATCTTTCCTCAGCGGCACCGAACTGAACTCCTTCATCAAACAGTTTGACCGGGAGACCCAGAAACAGAAGCGGAAAAAGAAGGAGCAGATGAAAAGCCGGTAAGCCGGCCTGTCATTTTCTTTTGTGGCCAAATACTCTTATTTAATCCACGTATATTCACCCAAATCATAAAATGATGAGCGATTCGGAACGCCTGAACTTTGAAGATGCTTTATCAAGGTTGGAAGAGATCGTGAACGAGCTGGAGTCTGATGAAATCTCCCTGGAAGACTCCATTGCGCTCTACGAAGAAGGTATCAGGCTCTCCAGGATCTGCACCGAGAAACTGGAAGAGGCCGAACTGCGTATAGAGAAGGTGAACGAGCAGCAACGCGAGCCGAACGACTAGAAACCCGCCTCAAGGACATGGAAGAACTGGAAAACGTGACTCCGGGACCTCTACTGGAGTCCATCGCCACGCCGGACGATCTTCGGAAGATTGACAAGGAGCGGCTGGTTGAGGTCTGCGACGAGCTGCGAGACTACATCATCGAAATGGTATCCATTCACGGGGGACATTTCGGTGCCAGCCTGGGCGTGGTCGAGCTGACCGTAGCCCTGCACTACGTTTTCGACACCCCCAGGGACCTGCTGGTATGGGACGTCGGCCACCAGGCCTACGGCCACAAGATTCTTACGGGACGCCGCGACCGATTTCACACCAACCGCAAGCACGGGGGACTCTCCGGATTTCCCAAACGCTCGGAGAGCGAATACGACACCTTCGGTGTGGGCCACTCCAGCACCTCCATATCTGCCGCACTGGGCATGGCCGTGGCACGCGACCTCGACCAGTCCGACAAGAAGGTAGTAGCCATCATCGGCGACGGCGCCATGTCGGCCGGCCTGGCCTTCGAGGCAATGAACAACGCCGGGGCCATGAATTCCGACATCCTGGTCATCCTCAACGACAACCGGATGTCCATCGACCCCAACGTGGGCGCCCTGAACGAGTACCTGGCCGAGATCACCACCAGCAAGACCTTCAACAAGCTGCGCGACGAGATCTATGACATGCTGGGCCATTTCAAGTCGGCCGGCGAAAAGATGCGCAAGATCGCCTCTCGTCTGGAAAAAGCCGTAACCGCCGCCATTACGCCCGGGGGACTCTTCCAGGCCTTGGGCTTCAAGTACTACGGTCCTGTGGACGGGCACAACGTGGACACTCTTCGCCGCCACCTGGAAGACCTCAGGGACGTACCGGGCCCCAAACTCCTGCACGCCGTTACCATCAAGGGCAAGGGCTTCGCCCCCGCCGAACGGGAGCAGACCAAATGGCACGCGCAGAGCAGCCCCTTCGACAAGATCACGGGCAAGTCCCTCGTCCCCGACAAGTCCGGCCCCGACATTCCCAAATACCAGCACGTCTTTGGCGAAGCCATCGTGGAGCTGGCCGAGAAGGACGAGCGCATCGTGGGCATCACACCCGCCATGCCCAGCGGCTCCAGCCTCTGGCCGCTGATGAAGGCTTTCCCCGAACGCGCCTTCGACGTGGGCATTGCCGAGCAGCACTCCATCACCTTCGCCGCCGGCCTGGCCGCCGAAGGCAAGAAAGCCTTCGCCGCCATCTACTCCACCTTCCTTCAGCGGGCCTACGACCAGGTCATCCACGATGTAGCTATCCAGAAGCTGCCCGTCGTGTTCTGCATCGACCGCGCCGGGCTTGTAGGAGCCGACGGACCCACCCACCACGGGCTTTACGACATCTCCTACCTGCGAAACGTACCCAACATGGTCGTCTCCTCGCCCCTTAACGAACAGGAGCTGCGCGACATGATGTATACCGCCTCCCGATACGAGGAACAGGCCTGGGCCATCCGCTACCCGCGCGGCAGGGCCACGGGCATGGAGACACGCAAGGAATTTCACAGCGTGGAGCTCGGCAAGGGCCGATGCCTGCGCGAGGGCGACGAAGTAGCCGTCCTGAGCTTCGGGCCCTTTGGCAATTACGTGATCGAGGCCGCCGACGCCCTTTCCGAAGAGGGCATCGAAGTGGGCCATTTCGACATGCGCTTCGCCAAGCCCCTCGACACCGATCTCATCGACCGCGTCTGCCGCGATTACCGCGCCGTCATTACTATAGAGGACGGCACGCGTATGGGCGGCTTCGGCAGCGCTGTGGCCGAATACCTGGTGCAGCAGCCCGGCCGCGTCCCTGTCACCATCATGGGCGTGCCCGACCGCATCGTGGAGCACGGCACCCAGCGCGAGCTGCATGAGGAGGTGGGCCTGGACCCCGAAAGCATTGCTGCCCAGGTGCGCCGGTGCCTGGAAACGACGGCGGTGAAGTAGCACGCCCCAGCCGCCGGAACGCTGTGCGCCTCGCCATATAAAACTTTTTTCCCTTCCCTCTCGTCCTTCCTTTGAACGGCAGCGATCCTGGGAACGGCACCCCAGGAATGGTCACCGGCCAGCGGACCTCCGCTGAATACACGGGATCATCCTGCAGCCGTTTGTGACACTCAGGGTATAGCACATGAACGACGCAAAACTGGTAGAACAATTCAGGGGCGGAGACACCCGGGCCTTTAATCGCCTGGTGGATAGGTGGCAGGACCGCATCCACCGTTTCGCCTACCGATACTTCGCCAGCCATGACGAGGCCCGTGAGATCACGCAAAAGACCTTTATCCGCGCCTACCGCAAACTGAATACGCTGGACGACGCGGAAAAATTCGCCGCCTGGATCTACCGCATTGCCAACAACCTCTGCCTGGACGAAGTGAAGCGGGCCGGCCGTCGCCGTTCGGCGTCCATGAGGGCGCTGGGTCCCGATCCCATTGCCGAGGGACTGGCGGCCAATCCCGAGCGGGGCATCCAGCAGAAGCAGCTGGAGGCCCTGCTGCAGCAGGCCCTAAGCCGCCTGCCCGACGAGCAGCGGGTGGTGGTGATCATGAAGGAGT
Protein-coding regions in this window:
- a CDS encoding RNA polymerase sigma factor, which translates into the protein MNDAKLVEQFRGGDTRAFNRLVDRWQDRIHRFAYRYFASHDEAREITQKTFIRAYRKLNTLDDAEKFAAWIYRIANNLCLDEVKRAGRRRSASMRALGPDPIAEGLAANPERGIQQKQLEALLQQALSRLPDEQRVVVIMKEYEGLKFREIADILNEPENTVKSRMYYGLGKLRDIFDEWNIETEALYHE
- the dxs gene encoding 1-deoxy-D-xylulose-5-phosphate synthase, whose product is MEELENVTPGPLLESIATPDDLRKIDKERLVEVCDELRDYIIEMVSIHGGHFGASLGVVELTVALHYVFDTPRDLLVWDVGHQAYGHKILTGRRDRFHTNRKHGGLSGFPKRSESEYDTFGVGHSSTSISAALGMAVARDLDQSDKKVVAIIGDGAMSAGLAFEAMNNAGAMNSDILVILNDNRMSIDPNVGALNEYLAEITTSKTFNKLRDEIYDMLGHFKSAGEKMRKIASRLEKAVTAAITPGGLFQALGFKYYGPVDGHNVDTLRRHLEDLRDVPGPKLLHAVTIKGKGFAPAEREQTKWHAQSSPFDKITGKSLVPDKSGPDIPKYQHVFGEAIVELAEKDERIVGITPAMPSGSSLWPLMKAFPERAFDVGIAEQHSITFAAGLAAEGKKAFAAIYSTFLQRAYDQVIHDVAIQKLPVVFCIDRAGLVGADGPTHHGLYDISYLRNVPNMVVSSPLNEQELRDMMYTASRYEEQAWAIRYPRGRATGMETRKEFHSVELGKGRCLREGDEVAVLSFGPFGNYVIEAADALSEEGIEVGHFDMRFAKPLDTDLIDRVCRDYRAVITIEDGTRMGGFGSAVAEYLVQQPGRVPVTIMGVPDRIVEHGTQRELHEEVGLDPESIAAQVRRCLETTAVK
- a CDS encoding DNA internalization-related competence protein ComEC/Rec2 yields the protein MVALPHHAFSFAPFPALRIALLFAAGVTCAREAGGEPVTWMLLFGTALAAYLTLEQQHRRHPGRGSLLRSLIVYSLLLFLAGGARHALHEATLDRSSPARMLASHSWETAEVSGILLQVSTSSTGRRHLELRIDRTLLSGGISWQQTYGLRAVMDSARYARLAPLRPGSRLRLRVTVWPSLEGPRNPHQFDYRGWLRSRGITVQAGADSLLSLESPSGWSWPRLRGEALEQVDRIFSRPTAPLAKALLLGYKQELDPSDRRDFSRVGLSHIMAVSGLHVGFLLAPFWWMLPWLRTFRHGPAAGMVLTVLLLGCYAGLTGFTASVTRATLTGGLLVYARLYHRIHNPVNLTAASALIILAADPSQLATPGFQLSYGAVFAILLCLPVLRGLLPARHRYRAAGRIFATSAISVLVPLALYPLLASYFGEISLAAPLSNLLAMPLLIAVVPTSLLWLALSTAAPKAGTLLNMPNDYALASIAQGAEWLAAVEGSWMRTPEPGVLLTAAWIFVLLLLSSLRHPRLRWKLTAVCLAAACLGQARGLQRSASVPPLTVIFFDVGQGDAALVRTPAGRNLLFDAGPGEEGYSSARYVLLPYLRATGVDTLHAVLLSHPHADHLGGMPDLLESLPVGVVYHPGQRHDSGLYRRYRETARRLDVPLQALAAGDRLRPDPALRLQVLGPRQTVTDSLSREAPMEVNASNEGSLVIRLVYGETSILFMGDAETPSELELIRRYGGMLQSDLLKAGHHGAADATSSPFLRAVRPEKAVVSAGVRNPFGHPHPATLERLRSADVQTWITARDQALIFRSNGQTIRRVAWR
- a CDS encoding isoaspartyl peptidase/L-asparaginase is translated as MNRFKNLSLFLLAALVATACMQNGSDASYDELTGDATPKEWAIVLHGGAGTIPQDLPDSVVQGYRASLDSALTIGEEILAGGGTSQDAVERVINYLEDNPRFNAGKGAVFTHEGAHELDAAFMVGNTREAGTITGVRTVKNPISLARMVMENSRHVMFAGDGAEDYADEMGVERVNQDYFFTERRHQAWKEAISEDDQSALPGSLPEGASAEAYEDYLWEEYKFGTVGCVALDRNGTLVAGTSTGGMTNKMYGRVGDVPIVGSGTYASDVVAVSMTGWGEKIMRAVSGHTVSSYMKYKPATLDSAASHLLRDVLDPGDAGMIAVDRYGNMVMDMNTTGMYRGMSDSEGNREVAIWN
- the xseB gene encoding exodeoxyribonuclease VII small subunit; protein product: MSDSERLNFEDALSRLEEIVNELESDEISLEDSIALYEEGIRLSRICTEKLEEAELRIEKVNEQQREPND
- a CDS encoding AI-2E family transporter gives rise to the protein MDKRPQTWLNERGQLILMAAGVAGLLFLMYLLEHLINPLGYGLLIGIVLYPIRQQPVARALLYATFIAAGVWLIYDSGHLLIPFVLAYIIAFIINPWVEALERRRIPRGVIAGLFTFVSLGLLGLAAFLTVPAVVEQLGRIGTVFNEAASNTGPWIESTGVLPFLESMGFEPEVIKGQLSTQINSLVDSFYTGITSLSASYVNSIGSVVLILFFLILMPFLCYFMIRDYEKIGIFVRSLITPKEVSSDYTTQISRIVGSYLRGQFIVVLISAVNLSVGFWLFGVPYALVLGIFAGLTNFIPTFGLWFSISVCTLVGATMGDPWFQFLPGIYIVFAVEQVLESGFLVPRVVGSHVGLHPLLVMVSLLLFGFMFGVLGLLIAVPTVALISVFYEQYKETRKISFLSGTELNSFIKQFDRETQKQKRKKKEQMKSR